Proteins encoded within one genomic window of Elusimicrobiota bacterium:
- a CDS encoding TdeIII family type II restriction endonuclease has protein sequence MTNDTLDKKEAIKSIVHASVESFAVGFQGRHEGELEDPEGTLNMKIHNIFIAVLGPEIQYYTALVRSLDSSLGNMLEKMAINIAKLTYEVKQSVAGPLSLKQTQDMAELLEKYKRREVRPPTTDDYQFLRTKPTEQALVTKRHDSDYYLIDKETGENFLIELKIGGDLDNKKARSEKEACQIKDITLCLKLIKKKLVLLKLH, from the coding sequence ATGACAAACGATACTTTAGACAAAAAAGAAGCTATAAAATCAATTGTTCATGCCTCTGTAGAATCATTTGCAGTGGGTTTTCAAGGTAGACACGAGGGTGAGTTAGAAGATCCCGAGGGTACTTTAAATATGAAAATTCACAATATTTTTATTGCAGTTCTTGGACCAGAAATACAATACTACACTGCCCTTGTGCGTTCGCTTGATAGCTCTTTGGGTAATATGCTAGAAAAAATGGCAATCAATATTGCAAAATTGACTTATGAAGTTAAGCAAAGCGTTGCAGGACCACTTAGCCTTAAACAAACTCAAGACATGGCAGAATTGTTAGAAAAATATAAACGCCGAGAAGTTAGACCGCCGACAACAGATGATTATCAATTTTTGCGTACCAAACCAACAGAGCAAGCACTTGTAACAAAAAGGCATGATAGCGATTATTATTTGATTGATAAAGAAACTGGGGAAAACTTTTTGATTGAGTTAAAAATAGGTGGTGATCTTGATAATAAAAAAGCTCGTTCAGAGAAAGAAGCCTGTCAGATCAAGGATATAACATTGTGCTTGAAGCTTATAAAGAAAAAGCTGGTCTTATTAAAACTTCACTAG
- a CDS encoding DNA adenine methylase: MQTLIKWPGGKTQEFPYIKDLIPTFDRYIEPFFGGGAIFFQLKPQKAIINDICNELTDFYSLLKTENDREEFKKELYDYVTNWEKIPKYITIFENQITRLYEKYKKDEIAKAELSKQVNSILTKEEDRFNGLFLKKFCLDEQNLLEQITSNLISKISRTREIEKQRGKLPEGDLQKNIETAFRSGFYMHFRDVMNFNGNKYKISLPKKIANYYFIREFCYGSMFRFNKSGHFNIPYGGIAYNTKDFRGKVDYIFSDEVKNLFKNTVIKNQDFEKIFNGYQFSKNDFIFLDPPYDTDFSNYEKKSFEKKDQERLAGCLYDTKANFILIIKNTPFISSLYKNKKGIKIDRFDKTYLYNVKGRNDREVEHLVIYNF; the protein is encoded by the coding sequence ATGCAAACACTTATTAAATGGCCTGGTGGCAAAACACAAGAGTTTCCTTACATCAAGGATTTAATCCCGACTTTTGATCGTTACATCGAGCCATTTTTTGGCGGAGGTGCAATTTTCTTTCAACTAAAACCACAAAAAGCGATTATCAATGATATTTGTAACGAACTCACTGATTTTTACAGCTTACTCAAAACAGAAAACGACAGAGAAGAATTTAAAAAAGAATTATATGACTATGTTACAAATTGGGAAAAAATCCCAAAGTACATCACCATTTTTGAAAATCAAATAACCAGGCTCTATGAGAAATATAAAAAAGATGAGATTGCCAAAGCGGAATTATCAAAACAGGTAAACTCTATCCTCACAAAAGAAGAGGATCGGTTTAATGGACTTTTTCTCAAAAAGTTTTGTTTGGACGAGCAAAATCTATTAGAACAGATTACCTCAAATTTGATTTCAAAAATTAGCAGGACGAGAGAAATTGAAAAGCAAAGAGGAAAATTACCCGAGGGCGATCTTCAAAAAAATATTGAAACCGCATTTAGAAGTGGGTTTTATATGCACTTTCGAGATGTGATGAATTTCAACGGCAATAAATATAAAATAAGTTTGCCAAAAAAAATCGCTAATTACTATTTCATAAGAGAGTTTTGTTACGGCTCAATGTTTCGTTTTAATAAAAGTGGTCATTTTAATATCCCATATGGCGGTATTGCGTATAATACAAAAGATTTTCGCGGGAAAGTCGATTATATATTTAGCGATGAAGTAAAAAATCTTTTTAAAAATACTGTTATCAAAAATCAAGATTTTGAAAAGATTTTTAATGGGTATCAATTTTCAAAAAACGATTTCATTTTTCTTGACCCACCATATGATACTGATTTCAGTAATTATGAGAAAAAATCTTTTGAGAAAAAAGATCAAGAAAGATTGGCGGGGTGTCTTTACGACACAAAAGCAAACTTTATTCTCATAATCAAAAACACACCTTTTATTTCGAGTTTATACAAAAATAAAAAAGGAATAAAAATTGATAGATTCGACAAAACCTATCTCTACAATGTTAAAGGCAGAAATGATAGAGAAGTTGAACATCTTGTCATTTATAACTTTTGA
- a CDS encoding site-specific DNA-methyltransferase, giving the protein MQKFINTIIHGDCIEEMKKLPNDSVDLIFADPPYYLQLPKGKRLKRADGSEIIPVDDYWDQFESYEDYDNFTQNWIKECQRILKPTGTFWVIGMYHNIFRVGTIMQNLGLWFLNDVIWVKTDALPNLNGRRFTNNHETIIWSVKNKDCKKYTFNYEFLKKMNGGIQMKDTDWVFGLCRGKERLKDENGIKAHPTQKPLKLIQQVVLTASNKGDLVFDPFMGSGTTAVVAEALGRKWIGIERDEKYVALAQSRIKDFLSTRI; this is encoded by the coding sequence ATGCAAAAATTTATCAACACAATTATACACGGCGATTGTATAGAGGAAATGAAAAAACTCCCCAATGATTCTGTTGATTTAATTTTTGCCGATCCACCTTATTATTTACAACTTCCGAAAGGAAAACGATTAAAAAGAGCCGACGGCTCTGAAATTATTCCAGTTGATGATTACTGGGATCAATTTGAAAGCTATGAAGATTACGATAATTTTACTCAAAATTGGATTAAGGAGTGCCAAAGAATTTTAAAGCCAACAGGCACATTTTGGGTTATCGGAATGTATCACAACATTTTCCGAGTTGGGACAATAATGCAAAATTTAGGACTTTGGTTTTTGAATGATGTGATATGGGTAAAAACTGACGCTCTGCCGAATTTAAATGGTCGCCGTTTTACAAATAATCACGAAACAATAATCTGGTCGGTAAAAAATAAGGATTGCAAAAAATATACTTTCAATTACGAATTTCTAAAGAAAATGAACGGCGGTATTCAAATGAAAGATACCGATTGGGTCTTTGGACTTTGCAGGGGAAAAGAAAGGTTGAAGGATGAAAATGGCATAAAAGCGCACCCGACACAAAAGCCGTTGAAACTTATCCAACAGGTTGTGCTGACAGCAAGCAACAAAGGAGATTTGGTTTTCGATCCGTTTATGGGAAGCGGAACAACTGCCGTTGTTGCCGAAGCATTAGGACGAAAATGGATAGGCATTGAGAGAGATGAAAAATATGTTGCACTTGCGCAAAGTAGAATAAAGGATTTTTTAAGTACGCGAATATGA
- a CDS encoding ATP-binding protein, with translation MKINKITVTNFRSIKYAEITADKFNVFVGQNNHGKTNFFEAIDWFYGAKGDIDKIRFMRDGNAEVCVEIEFSEIQDGIAKMKNEKNKTAIKNLLGENDTVRVKRISSDSKTRKIFDTNKNEWLAKNPTGFDSAFNDFLPKFEYVSTQINPMEMAKYGKNTPIANMLSGVLTAILEQNKDYAAFREKFDELFTAPESEVRVKLDELSGKVKVCLEKQFPDCNKVVFEVAEPVFEDLLKNFDTSIDDGVYTDADEKGDGMQRALMLAIIQTYADFRREHEETSKFFLFFIDEGELHLHPSAQRKLKNALLELAKGGDQVFINTHSSVLVVDEHDEQTIFKVEKINKETNIAPITEIEKPFVVYELLGGSPADLLLPKNFLIVEGKSDLEFVNKVIERHYSEKPRVQIVPADGDLIQTQRSFNAIVQVFKPLETSIYKDKAVIFVDKQADITQRDTFLTNHANLQTNGQFFESTAASIEEYYPTTWQKVAADVKKMSGDDKLNQAKSAGDGISKIDFESQMPKLFEALSKCWELAYN, from the coding sequence ATGAAAATAAACAAAATTACAGTCACAAACTTCCGCTCTATAAAATATGCAGAAATTACTGCTGATAAATTTAATGTTTTTGTCGGGCAAAACAACCATGGGAAAACAAACTTTTTCGAAGCGATAGATTGGTTTTATGGCGCGAAGGGCGATATCGATAAAATTCGCTTTATGCGAGATGGCAATGCTGAAGTTTGTGTTGAAATTGAATTTTCAGAAATACAAGACGGCATCGCCAAAATGAAGAATGAGAAAAATAAAACTGCAATCAAAAATCTTCTTGGTGAAAACGATACTGTTAGAGTAAAGCGCATTAGTAGTGATTCAAAAACGCGGAAAATTTTTGATACGAACAAAAACGAATGGTTAGCAAAAAATCCGACTGGTTTCGATTCTGCTTTCAACGACTTTCTCCCCAAATTTGAATATGTGAGTACTCAAATAAATCCGATGGAGATGGCAAAGTATGGAAAGAACACTCCTATCGCAAATATGCTCTCCGGTGTTTTGACTGCCATTTTAGAACAGAATAAAGATTACGCCGCCTTTCGTGAAAAATTCGATGAACTTTTTACCGCCCCAGAATCAGAGGTTAGAGTAAAACTGGATGAATTAAGCGGTAAGGTGAAAGTGTGTCTAGAAAAACAATTTCCTGACTGCAACAAAGTTGTTTTTGAAGTAGCCGAGCCAGTTTTTGAAGATTTACTCAAAAATTTTGATACCTCAATTGATGATGGTGTTTACACCGACGCAGACGAGAAAGGCGACGGTATGCAGAGAGCGTTGATGCTTGCCATTATTCAAACTTATGCCGATTTTCGTCGCGAACATGAAGAAACAAGTAAATTTTTCTTGTTCTTCATTGATGAAGGCGAATTACATTTACATCCGTCCGCACAAAGAAAACTCAAAAATGCTTTGTTGGAATTAGCGAAAGGTGGCGATCAAGTTTTCATCAATACTCACTCCTCGGTTTTAGTTGTTGATGAACATGACGAGCAAACAATTTTCAAAGTTGAAAAAATAAACAAAGAAACAAACATCGCACCGATAACCGAAATTGAAAAGCCATTTGTGGTTTATGAGCTACTCGGAGGAAGTCCTGCCGACCTACTTTTGCCAAAAAACTTTTTGATTGTTGAGGGTAAAAGCGATTTGGAATTTGTGAATAAGGTTATTGAGCGTCATTATTCTGAAAAACCTCGTGTCCAAATAGTTCCCGCCGATGGCGATCTTATTCAAACGCAACGCTCGTTCAATGCGATTGTTCAAGTATTCAAACCGCTTGAAACTAGTATCTACAAAGACAAGGCGGTAATTTTCGTAGATAAGCAAGCGGATATAACTCAGCGCGACACATTTTTAACGAATCATGCCAATTTACAAACCAACGGACAATTTTTTGAATCAACGGCGGCGAGTATTGAAGAATATTATCCGACTACATGGCAAAAAGTAGCCGCCGATGTGAAAAAAATGTCCGGTGATGATAAACTGAATCAAGCCAAGTCCGCAGGAGATGGTATTTCAAAAATTGATTTTGAGAGTCAAATGCCAAAATTATTTGAAGCATTGAGTAAGTGTTGGGAATTAGCTTATAATTAG
- a CDS encoding helix-turn-helix domain-containing protein: protein MVESSKIKRIREKLGLSQEKLARLADVSNNTIINIEAGKQQNPTVDTLKKIAKALNVPIEDLIK from the coding sequence ATGGTAGAGTCAAGTAAAATCAAACGAATAAGGGAAAAACTAGGTTTGTCGCAAGAGAAACTAGCTCGGCTTGCCGATGTTTCTAATAATACGATAATTAACATTGAGGCAGGGAAACAACAAAACCCCACAGTTGATACACTTAAAAAAATTGCCAAAGCATTAAATGTACCAATTGAGGATTTAATAAAATAA